The sequence CCGCCATAGGGTGGTGCGGTCGCAACCCAGGGTGGCCGCAGCGGCCGTGATCTTCCAATTGTTGCGCTGGAGGGCCTGCAGGACGCGTTCCCTCTCCCCGGTGGCCGGCGTTGGCCAGGAACGCGGCGACGGCGCCTCAGCCGCCTTCGTCCTCAGCGAGGGGGGCAAACTGTCTGTGGTGATGATTTTACCCGCCGTGCAGGCGTAGCCGTGCTCCAGCACGTTCTCCAGCTCGCGGATGTTCCCAGGCCAGGGATAGCGGGAAAACACCTCCAAAACGTCCGGGGAGATGGTCTTGAGCTCCTGCCCGAGCCGCCCGGCCAGCTCCCGCGAAACCTTCCCCACGATGGCCAGCAGGTCCCCCGGCCGTTCCCGTAACGCCGGCAGGTGGATGGGGATCACGGCGAGGCGGTAGTAGAGATCCTCACGGAACTTCCCCTCACGAACCATCCGCGGCAGGTCCCGGTGGGTGGCGGTGATGATGCGCACGTTCACCCGAATGGTCCGGTTGGACCCCACCCGCTCAAATTCTTGCTCCTGCAGAAAGCGAAGCAGCTTGACCTGTGTGGCCGGGGGCACATCCCCGATCTCGTCCAGAAACACGACGCCGCCGTCGGCCGCCTCAAATTTCCCCGGCTTGTCCTGCACCGCACCGGTGAAGGCGCCCCGGGCGTGGCCGAAGAGCTCCGATTCGAGCAGGGTTTCCGCCAAGGCCGCGCAACTGATCTTGATGAACGGCCGGTTCCGCCGCGGGCTCAGGCGGTGGATTTCCTTGGCCAGCAGACTTTTACCGGTCCCGCTCTCGCCGGTGATCAGGATGGTGGAATCGGTATCCTTGATCCGTTGGACCAGCGCCATGATCTGGGTCATCCGCGGGTCGAACGCCACCAGGCCGGTTTCCTGTTCATCGCCGGGCGCTTGCACCAGTAGTTGGCGCAGCACCCCCAGATCGCGGATGCTCTCCACGCCGCCGGTCACGGCCTGACCGGGCTCTTCGAAGACCGCCGTCGAAAACAGCAGCCGGACGGTCTCGCCGTTCCGATTGGTCACCGTGCCCTCGACGTCGTGCAGCGGCAGGCCGCTCTCCAGTGTTCGCTTCAGGGGACAGGCCTCCTGGCAGAGGGAGCTGTTCAGGATCTTGTAGCAATACTGCCCCACCGCCTCCGCCGCCGTGTAGCCGGTGATCCGCTCGGCTTCGCGGTTGAAACTGGTGATGCGCCAGTCGGTGTCGATGGTGTGGATGCCGTCGGGAACGGAGTCCAGAATGGCCTGAAACCGGTTGCGTTCGTCGCGGGCGCGGCGGCCCAGATCCTCCTTGTCACGGAGCAGCTCGTTAAGATGTCCCACGTCGCGGATATTTTCCACCAGGCCGGTCACGATGCCGCGTGCGTCCACGATGGGGTTGGAGGTGA is a genomic window of Acidobacteriota bacterium containing:
- a CDS encoding sigma 54-interacting transcriptional regulator; this encodes MSTSIGSDAIIDAIQEAIVVVDRDQRVVRANASALAMLGLRSEELLGRPCAEVVNCEACRDNCPFQRILDGGLAERQFNIRLDGPWGDAGRRICLTSNPIVDARGIVTGLVENIRDVGHLNELLRDKEDLGRRARDERNRFQAILDSVPDGIHTIDTDWRITSFNREAERITGYTAAEAVGQYCYKILNSSLCQEACPLKRTLESGLPLHDVEGTVTNRNGETVRLLFSTAVFEEPGQAVTGGVESIRDLGVLRQLLVQAPGDEQETGLVAFDPRMTQIMALVQRIKDTDSTILITGESGTGKSLLAKEIHRLSPRRNRPFIKISCAALAETLLESELFGHARGAFTGAVQDKPGKFEAADGGVVFLDEIGDVPPATQVKLLRFLQEQEFERVGSNRTIRVNVRIITATHRDLPRMVREGKFREDLYYRLAVIPIHLPALRERPGDLLAIVGKVSRELAGRLGQELKTISPDVLEVFSRYPWPGNIRELENVLEHGYACTAGKIITTDSLPPSLRTKAAEAPSPRSWPTPATGERERVLQALQRNNWKITAAAATLGCDRTTLWR